The following proteins are co-located in the Candidatus Binatia bacterium genome:
- a CDS encoding transposase: DYLERTLRSYFPRKIYLIQDNASYHKDGTVWDWFSQHRKYMEVFNLPAYSPELNALERIWHHTRLHGTHNRYFVTQDELRSALTSTFRSIQRNSQQVQGYLHPYQ, encoded by the coding sequence GACTATCTCGAAAGAACACTGCGCAGTTACTTTCCTCGCAAAATCTATCTGATCCAAGACAATGCCTCTTACCACAAGGACGGCACCGTGTGGGACTGGTTTTCACAACATCGCAAGTATATGGAAGTCTTCAACCTTCCAGCCTATTCTCCAGAACTGAACGCACTGGAGCGCATTTGGCACCATACTCGCCTACATGGCACCCACAATCGGTATTTTGTAACCCAAGACGAGCTTCGTTCGGCATTGACTTCAACGTTTCGCAGTATCCAAAGAAATTCCCAACAAGTGCAAGGTTACTTGCACCCTTATCAATAA